Proteins encoded by one window of Salmonirosea aquatica:
- a CDS encoding geranylgeranylglycerol-phosphate geranylgeranyltransferase, which translates to MATQRNFTLRNYTEGFLRLIRVRNLLIVVLTQYLTRILLVGPRAEWRQLLADPRMLVLSVSTVCIAAAGYIINDYFDVKIDIVNKPERVIIGRYLKRRVAMGAHQFLNVTGVFLGLLVSKWVFLMNVFCVTLLWFYSERFKRAPFIGNLVVSLLTALSLVVITIVYPNNRHLVLIYALFSFFITLVREIIKDMEDVRGDETHGCRTLPIVWGVRRTKLFVYFLVAGFICTLYLMAHSLDNLALGWLFTLLLIPIAWLVYRLVFSDTRREFAQLSSLCKAIMLLGLTTMLWA; encoded by the coding sequence GTGGCTACTCAGCGCAACTTCACGCTCCGCAACTATACCGAAGGTTTTCTTCGGCTGATTCGGGTGCGTAATTTGCTCATCGTGGTGCTCACGCAGTACCTGACCCGTATTTTGCTCGTGGGGCCAAGGGCTGAATGGCGCCAGCTCCTGGCCGATCCTCGGATGCTGGTACTAAGTGTTTCTACAGTATGCATTGCGGCCGCAGGCTACATTATCAACGATTATTTCGATGTCAAGATCGACATTGTCAATAAGCCCGAGCGGGTCATCATCGGTCGGTACCTCAAGCGGCGGGTGGCGATGGGAGCCCACCAGTTCCTTAATGTGACGGGCGTTTTTCTGGGTTTACTGGTGAGCAAATGGGTTTTTTTAATGAATGTCTTTTGCGTCACGCTGCTCTGGTTTTACTCCGAGCGTTTCAAGCGGGCACCCTTCATTGGCAATCTGGTCGTTTCGCTGCTGACCGCCCTGAGCCTGGTAGTGATCACGATCGTCTATCCCAATAACCGGCACCTGGTGCTGATTTATGCCCTTTTCTCATTTTTTATTACGCTGGTCCGCGAGATCATTAAGGACATGGAGGATGTACGCGGCGATGAAACCCACGGCTGTCGCACCTTGCCGATTGTATGGGGAGTCCGGCGCACCAAGCTATTCGTGTATTTTTTGGTGGCTGGTTTTATCTGTACCCTCTATCTCATGGCGCATTCTCTCGACAACCTTGCCCTGGGTTGGCTCTTTACCCTATTGCTGATTCCTATTGCCTGGTTGGTCTATCGGCTGGTGTTCTCCGACACCCGCCGGGAATTCGCCCAGTTGAGCAGCCTTTGCAAAGCGATCATGTTGTTGGGGCTGACCACCATGCTTTGGGCGTGA
- a CDS encoding TapB family protein: protein MKKLINLLLWVALFSPVTLYAQECMGIVLKEGSGFEMVTSNGNGKQMGRLVYKIKKVSKDGSDVVVDMDFESFDAKGKSQMANSMQMRCNGNELRVDASSMMMQDQNKQYEAFDMKFTSKDIIFPAKLSVGQTLPDASLHGEGSSGPMAMTTDMAITNRKVEGKETVNVPAGTFDTYKVTSDMNVTSRTVVKIAFDFNTVSYRSDKVLWDIKTETYRKGKLISITELSKIF, encoded by the coding sequence ATGAAGAAATTGATCAATCTGCTGCTTTGGGTGGCGCTATTCTCACCGGTTACCCTGTACGCCCAGGAATGTATGGGCATTGTGCTTAAGGAAGGAAGCGGCTTTGAAATGGTAACATCCAATGGCAATGGAAAACAGATGGGCCGCCTCGTGTACAAAATCAAGAAAGTGAGTAAAGACGGCTCGGATGTCGTCGTCGATATGGACTTTGAATCGTTTGATGCCAAAGGAAAATCCCAGATGGCGAACTCGATGCAGATGCGCTGTAACGGCAACGAACTGCGCGTGGATGCCAGCTCCATGATGATGCAGGATCAGAACAAGCAGTACGAGGCTTTCGATATGAAATTTACTTCCAAAGACATCATATTTCCCGCCAAACTGTCTGTGGGCCAAACCCTGCCCGACGCTTCCCTGCACGGAGAAGGTAGCAGTGGCCCGATGGCCATGACCACCGACATGGCTATTACCAACCGCAAGGTAGAGGGTAAAGAAACGGTGAACGTGCCCGCCGGGACGTTTGATACCTACAAGGTGACGTCGGACATGAATGTGACATCCAGGACGGTAGTAAAAATAGCGTTTGATTTCAATACGGTATCTTACCGGTCGGATAAGGTACTCTGGGATATAAAAACCGAAACTTATCGAAAAGGAAAATTGATCAGTATAACCGAATTGAGTAAAATCTTTTGA
- the purN gene encoding phosphoribosylglycinamide formyltransferase: protein MKRIAIFASGSGSNAEAIARYLADDTEVQISLILTNNPEAGVIQRARRLHIPVLVFDRKTFYESDRIVEMLLNQKIDLVVLAGFMMLIPNVLIQAFPRRIINIHPALLPRYGGKGMYGHFVHEAVVAAGEVESGITIHYVNEVYDEGEIIFQASCAISSADTPDDVARKVQALEHAHYPRVVGQLLGSQGV, encoded by the coding sequence ATGAAACGCATCGCTATTTTTGCCTCGGGATCGGGGTCCAACGCTGAGGCCATTGCCCGGTACCTGGCTGACGACACCGAAGTGCAAATTTCTCTAATACTGACCAACAATCCCGAGGCGGGCGTCATTCAACGCGCCCGGCGGCTGCATATTCCGGTACTGGTTTTTGACCGGAAAACGTTCTACGAATCCGACCGAATCGTTGAAATGCTGCTCAATCAGAAGATAGATCTTGTGGTACTGGCGGGTTTTATGATGCTCATTCCCAATGTACTGATCCAGGCTTTTCCCCGCCGTATCATCAATATCCATCCCGCTCTGCTGCCCCGCTACGGGGGCAAAGGTATGTACGGGCACTTTGTGCACGAGGCTGTAGTAGCGGCAGGCGAAGTGGAATCAGGCATTACGATCCACTACGTTAACGAAGTGTACGACGAGGGCGAGATTATTTTTCAGGCCAGCTGTGCCATTTCATCGGCTGACACGCCTGACGACGTGGCGCGGAAAGTACAGGCACTTGAACATGCCCATTACCCACGCGTGGTGGGTCAACTGCTGGGATCGCAAGGTGTGTAG
- a CDS encoding DUF4834 domain-containing protein: MIAFVAPFRRFLFHLLVGRQLMKEQRKYQNASRSPQREGSIRVDVDPNKPDSRFKGGEYVDYEEVK; encoded by the coding sequence ATGATTGCTTTTGTTGCACCCTTCCGTCGTTTTCTGTTCCACCTGCTGGTGGGCCGGCAACTGATGAAGGAGCAGCGGAAGTACCAGAACGCAAGCCGCTCTCCCCAGCGCGAGGGTAGCATTCGGGTGGATGTGGACCCCAACAAACCTGATTCTCGTTTCAAAGGCGGTGAATACGTAGATTACGAGGAGGTGAAATAA
- a CDS encoding M28 family metallopeptidase → MKKLLHLGSALLFLANTVFAQKTIPPALNSIRTEDLKKDLYALADAHFRGRSAGTLDELKAAMWLGEQYRSIGLKPAGDDGTYFQYFTLWRNHLDDRSSIAINGKALTLWDEVAVSQMANSMLDAPIVYLGNATEVNLDAVDVAGKVVAMEANPEGINSNISLPTWRYGRSIFAKYGLPLVRKGAAAIIFVADETAEKAWADAVENYKLGSYDIDGGPNEHVTTTVPVMWLHAEAKEKLRQNNATLQANLLIKKYPYPSVNILGVVEGTDSRLKSEYLLYSGHTDAHGVRNEIKNDSIYYGADDNGSVDVALLANARAFVKNPGKRSVIFAIHGAEERGLLGSRYFTAHPTVPLAQVVAVLNGDMIGRNTPDSAAVLGVIPPHRTSLELVNMALEANREGPNFKLDTEWDKATHKEGWYFRSDHLPYARLGIPSLMYTTLLHPDYHTPQDNAENIDYPKLKKMTDWMYRTGWKVANTDQRPASEKDFKLER, encoded by the coding sequence ATGAAGAAATTACTACACCTAGGTAGTGCACTTTTGTTCCTCGCGAATACGGTTTTTGCCCAGAAAACAATCCCTCCGGCGCTGAATTCGATCCGGACGGAAGACCTTAAAAAGGATTTGTACGCACTGGCCGACGCCCATTTCAGAGGCCGTTCGGCGGGTACCCTCGACGAGTTGAAGGCGGCCATGTGGCTGGGTGAGCAATACCGGAGCATTGGCCTGAAACCTGCGGGCGATGATGGTACCTACTTCCAGTACTTCACACTCTGGCGAAATCACCTGGACGACAGATCGAGTATTGCAATCAACGGTAAAGCACTGACTTTGTGGGACGAAGTAGCTGTTTCACAAATGGCCAACAGCATGCTGGATGCACCGATTGTATACCTGGGAAATGCCACAGAGGTAAACCTTGATGCGGTAGATGTGGCGGGGAAAGTGGTGGCCATGGAGGCCAATCCGGAAGGGATTAACTCCAATATTTCGCTTCCTACGTGGCGGTATGGGCGCTCCATTTTTGCCAAATACGGCCTGCCTCTGGTAAGGAAAGGAGCAGCCGCCATCATTTTCGTAGCAGATGAAACCGCCGAGAAAGCATGGGCCGATGCCGTCGAGAACTATAAGCTGGGTAGCTACGATATTGATGGAGGGCCCAATGAGCATGTGACTACGACGGTGCCGGTAATGTGGCTACATGCCGAAGCAAAAGAGAAACTACGCCAAAACAATGCTACCCTCCAGGCCAATCTGCTTATTAAAAAGTACCCCTACCCTTCGGTGAATATCCTGGGGGTAGTCGAAGGCACGGATTCCAGACTAAAATCAGAGTACCTGTTGTACAGCGGGCATACCGATGCGCACGGGGTCAGGAACGAAATCAAAAACGACTCCATCTACTACGGAGCCGATGACAATGGCAGTGTGGACGTAGCCCTACTGGCCAACGCCCGGGCATTTGTGAAGAATCCCGGCAAACGCTCGGTGATCTTCGCCATTCACGGAGCCGAGGAAAGAGGGCTACTGGGGTCAAGGTACTTCACTGCACATCCTACGGTACCCCTTGCCCAAGTGGTGGCGGTGCTCAATGGCGATATGATTGGCCGCAATACGCCGGATAGCGCGGCGGTACTGGGCGTAATTCCTCCCCACCGCACCTCTCTCGAGCTGGTCAACATGGCCCTGGAAGCCAATCGGGAGGGACCAAACTTCAAGCTGGATACCGAGTGGGACAAGGCTACTCACAAAGAAGGCTGGTATTTTCGCAGCGACCACCTACCCTACGCCCGGCTGGGCATTCCGTCGCTGATGTACACCACGCTACTACACCCCGACTACCATACTCCTCAGGATAACGCCGAGAATATCGACTACCCCAAATTGAAAAAAATGACCGACTGGATGTACCGTACGGGTTGGAAAGTAGCCAACACCGACCAACGCCCGGCCTCCGAAAAAGACTTCAAGCTGGAACGGTGA